Proteins co-encoded in one Culicoidibacter larvae genomic window:
- a CDS encoding TetR/AcrR family transcriptional regulator, whose product MNNIDLRVLKTRRAIKAAFLTAISNKTVDKITVTSLTKEAEINKGTFYLHYADIYALYDEMVLETVYQIVNKHNPYPLFFTNPEAFAKSFLFDRINPPSKEEFAILNSGNVRFATNYPLVFIDAFKHKIYESGTLTRCGENDIKLEYLINGMLALLSNPNLLQKNTPADNLFIIEFVAGSIRQLFPELYS is encoded by the coding sequence ATGAATAATATTGATTTACGAGTATTGAAAACTAGACGCGCAATTAAGGCAGCCTTTTTAACAGCCATTAGCAATAAAACAGTTGATAAAATTACTGTTACTAGTCTTACCAAAGAAGCTGAGATTAATAAAGGCACCTTTTATCTTCATTATGCAGATATTTATGCATTATATGATGAGATGGTATTAGAAACAGTATACCAAATAGTTAATAAACATAATCCATATCCGCTTTTTTTCACCAATCCAGAAGCATTTGCCAAAAGTTTTCTTTTTGATCGCATAAATCCGCCCTCGAAAGAAGAGTTTGCGATATTAAACTCTGGCAACGTACGGTTTGCTACCAATTATCCTTTAGTTTTTATTGACGCATTTAAGCATAAGATTTATGAGTCGGGAACACTGACTCGATGTGGAGAAAATGATATTAAACTTGAATATCTTATAAATGGCATGCTGGCGCTTTTAAGCAATCCAAATCTTCTACAGAAAAATACACCTGCTGATAATCTATTTATTATTGAATTTGTTGCCGGAAGTATTCGGCAGCTATTTCCCGAATTATACTCATGA
- the pheT gene encoding phenylalanine--tRNA ligase subunit beta, giving the protein MLVSRNWLGKYADIKNVSTEELARVLSNYGGLEVEETFPLVKAQGLVVGYIESMEKHPDSDKLNVCQVITGEESSQIVCGAPNVAAGQRVIVARVGATIPGLAIAEREIRGVASNGMICALQELGIDAKYVDEAYRDGIYVLAEDAPIGMDALEYLHLNDEILDISLTPDRADAMSYRGLAYETAASCDTSMSMKEPVVDGHFSSHDYIKDIEIESEHCSAYTATIVRNVTIGTSPYWMQAALIASGMRPINSVVDVANYVMLELGEPLHTFDMDRISSGKIVVRQGLEGEKFVTLDDNEREITPDDIMITDGSDAIALGGVMGGANTEVTSETKTILIEAALFDSTNIRKTGQRLNLRSEASSRFERGVDPNILETALKRAAELLVEISGGEAAYDQYVVRRQDFTPKRIAITLEKIQKTMGVAITGGEVAVILRRLQFEYQQDGDRFVVVQPSRRLDIVIWQDVVEEIARIYGYDRIEAQLPVEQLVPVVPSKIEQMTTLVHTAMQGAGLQEVITYSLVNKAAAELGTHPKAKLQDVTGLMMPLSEERAYMRLNLYASLIETVRYNQARNQERLAIYEVSYIYDAHDDNELYLGLAMTDEAVEHYHPVAANDFYAAKGCVEAVVARFGQVSNLRYEPSTLDILHPGKSADVYYNDTYIGSFGDVHPSVAAAHDINKTVIVQLSLSQLLAANNDSLHTIDYHPVSKFPNISRDLAVSVARTLPVGEIIAAATTAGGEYLLNAEVFDVYEGEHIEADKKSVAFRCHFGSTEKTLTSEEIDAAIAAILEALKKEPVSAVLRG; this is encoded by the coding sequence ATGCTGGTTAGTCGTAATTGGTTAGGTAAATATGCAGATATTAAAAATGTGTCGACTGAGGAACTGGCGCGGGTGCTGTCGAATTATGGCGGGCTTGAGGTTGAAGAGACTTTTCCTTTAGTTAAAGCGCAGGGGCTTGTTGTCGGATATATTGAAAGCATGGAAAAACATCCTGATTCTGATAAGTTGAATGTTTGTCAGGTAATTACTGGTGAAGAAAGCTCGCAAATTGTTTGCGGAGCGCCGAATGTTGCTGCCGGTCAGCGGGTAATCGTGGCCCGGGTCGGTGCCACAATTCCCGGTTTGGCAATTGCTGAGCGGGAAATCCGTGGTGTGGCTTCTAATGGGATGATTTGTGCTTTGCAGGAACTTGGTATTGATGCTAAGTATGTTGATGAGGCATATCGTGACGGCATCTATGTTTTAGCAGAAGATGCACCGATTGGTATGGATGCATTGGAATATTTACATTTAAATGATGAGATTTTGGATATTTCATTGACGCCGGATCGCGCTGACGCGATGAGTTATCGCGGCTTAGCTTATGAGACGGCGGCTTCGTGCGATACGAGCATGAGTATGAAAGAGCCGGTTGTTGATGGTCATTTTTCAAGTCATGATTATATTAAGGATATTGAGATTGAAAGTGAGCATTGTTCGGCGTATACGGCGACGATTGTTCGTAATGTAACGATTGGGACTTCACCATATTGGATGCAGGCAGCTTTGATTGCTTCGGGTATGCGGCCGATTAATAGTGTTGTCGATGTTGCCAATTATGTGATGCTTGAATTAGGTGAGCCACTGCATACTTTTGATATGGATCGGATTTCCAGTGGTAAGATTGTTGTTCGCCAGGGACTTGAGGGTGAGAAATTTGTTACCCTTGATGATAATGAGCGGGAGATTACTCCGGATGACATCATGATTACTGATGGCAGTGACGCGATTGCGCTTGGTGGTGTTATGGGTGGTGCCAATACTGAAGTTACAAGTGAAACGAAAACGATTCTTATTGAGGCGGCTTTGTTTGATTCGACGAATATTCGTAAAACCGGACAGCGCTTGAATTTGCGTAGCGAAGCGAGCAGCCGGTTTGAGCGTGGCGTAGATCCAAACATTTTGGAAACGGCTTTAAAACGTGCAGCTGAGTTGTTGGTTGAGATTTCTGGCGGAGAGGCGGCGTACGACCAATATGTCGTTCGTCGCCAAGACTTCACTCCGAAAAGAATTGCGATTACCCTTGAGAAAATTCAAAAAACAATGGGGGTAGCGATTACTGGCGGTGAGGTTGCGGTTATTTTACGGCGTTTGCAGTTTGAATATCAACAAGATGGTGATCGTTTTGTTGTGGTGCAACCTAGTCGTCGTTTGGATATTGTTATTTGGCAAGATGTGGTTGAAGAGATTGCGCGTATTTATGGGTATGATCGAATTGAAGCACAATTGCCGGTTGAACAGTTAGTACCGGTGGTACCAAGTAAAATCGAGCAAATGACTACATTGGTACATACTGCGATGCAGGGTGCCGGTTTACAGGAAGTGATCACCTATTCATTGGTGAATAAAGCAGCTGCTGAATTAGGGACCCATCCTAAAGCTAAGTTGCAAGATGTGACTGGATTGATGATGCCACTTAGTGAGGAACGCGCGTATATGCGTTTGAATCTTTATGCTTCTTTGATTGAAACAGTGCGTTATAATCAAGCGCGTAATCAAGAACGTTTGGCAATTTATGAAGTGAGCTACATTTATGATGCTCATGATGATAATGAGTTATATTTAGGTTTAGCAATGACTGATGAAGCGGTTGAGCACTATCATCCGGTAGCGGCAAATGATTTCTATGCAGCAAAAGGTTGTGTTGAAGCTGTGGTTGCTCGTTTTGGTCAAGTAAGCAACTTGCGTTATGAACCAAGTACTTTGGATATTTTACATCCAGGTAAGAGTGCAGATGTATATTACAATGATACTTATATTGGTAGCTTTGGTGATGTTCATCCAAGTGTTGCAGCCGCTCATGACATTAACAAAACCGTAATAGTTCAGCTTTCGTTGAGTCAGTTGCTGGCAGCAAATAATGATAGTCTACATACAATTGACTATCATCCGGTTTCTAAGTTCCCGAATATTTCGCGTGACTTAGCGGTGAGTGTTGCCCGCACATTACCAGTCGGTGAAATAATTGCGGCAGCAACTACTGCCGGCGGCGAGTACCTGCTGAATGCAGAAGTTTTCGACGTATACGAAGGCGAGCATATTGAAGCTGATAAAAAATCAGTTGCCTTCCGTTGTCACTTCGGCAGTACCGAGAAAACCTTGACTTCAGAAGAAATTGATGCGGCAATTGCAGCGATTCTCGAGGCCTTGAAAAAAGAGCCGGTGAGTGCTGTACTCCGTGGTTAA
- the pheS gene encoding phenylalanine--tRNA ligase subunit alpha, whose protein sequence is MKEQLLTIKQEALDLIAEAKDVAAMNDIRVKYLGKKGPIQEVMGKMRDMSVEEKKETGAAVNEVKQELAAVIESRMAELEAAEVEARLAAEKIDISLPAQARVMGGKHPLTAIVDESVAFFRSMGYEVGVGPEIETDYYNFEALNLPKNHPARDMQDTFYIDMHRLLRTHTSGVQSRTFEARSMQDLPIQILAPGKVYRRDDDDATHSHQFMQLEGIMIGRDISLAHLKATLQEFVHYMFGPEREIRLRPSYFPFTEPSMEVDVTCAKCGGSGCSICKQTGWIEILGAGMCHPNILTIAGFDPEIVSGFAFGIGVERIAMLKYGVEDIRNFYVNDMRFVTQFKDWGDK, encoded by the coding sequence ATGAAAGAGCAGTTGCTGACAATAAAACAAGAAGCGCTGGATTTGATTGCTGAGGCTAAAGATGTAGCGGCAATGAATGATATTCGGGTCAAGTATTTGGGTAAGAAAGGTCCGATTCAAGAAGTTATGGGTAAGATGCGCGATATGAGCGTTGAAGAAAAAAAGGAAACCGGGGCAGCGGTGAACGAAGTGAAGCAAGAGCTGGCGGCGGTTATCGAAAGTCGGATGGCAGAGCTTGAAGCGGCAGAGGTTGAGGCGCGTTTGGCAGCGGAGAAGATTGATATCAGTTTGCCGGCTCAAGCGCGTGTTATGGGTGGAAAGCATCCATTAACAGCAATTGTCGATGAAAGTGTTGCTTTCTTCCGCAGTATGGGTTATGAGGTAGGTGTTGGTCCGGAAATTGAGACTGATTACTACAATTTTGAGGCGCTGAATTTGCCGAAGAATCACCCGGCGCGGGATATGCAAGATACTTTTTATATTGATATGCATCGTTTGTTGCGTACGCATACATCTGGGGTGCAGTCACGGACATTTGAGGCGCGCTCTATGCAAGATTTGCCGATTCAAATTTTGGCACCAGGGAAAGTATATCGTCGTGATGATGATGATGCCACCCATTCACATCAGTTTATGCAATTGGAAGGTATTATGATTGGCCGTGATATTTCACTTGCACATTTGAAAGCGACCTTGCAAGAGTTCGTTCATTATATGTTTGGTCCGGAACGGGAAATCCGTTTGCGGCCATCATATTTCCCGTTTACTGAGCCATCAATGGAAGTTGATGTGACTTGTGCTAAGTGTGGCGGTTCCGGTTGCTCGATTTGTAAGCAGACCGGGTGGATTGAAATACTCGGTGCTGGTATGTGCCACCCGAATATTTTGACGATTGCCGGATTTGATCCGGAAATTGTCAGTGGTTTTGCCTTCGGCATCGGCGTTGAGCGAATCGCTATGTTGAAGTATGGTGTTGAAGATATTCGTAACTTTTATGTGAATGATATGCGTTTTGTGACGCAGTTTAAAGATTGGGGTGACAAGTAA
- a CDS encoding GNAT family N-acetyltransferase, whose protein sequence is MSNKITIRNEKATDNKQVEAIIRKCFWNLYIPGANEHYLAHIMRGHEDFIPELDFVIELDGEIIGNIMYTRAKLVNENGKEKDILTFGPVCILPEHQRKGYGKKLIEYSFKRAIELGYDLVVIFGNPGNYVCHGFKSSKKYNVSLEDGIYPTAMLVKELKANALEAGKWVYHESSVFSIDEQAAVVFDDALEPMEKKHMPSQEEFYIYSHSTIE, encoded by the coding sequence ATGAGTAATAAAATTACAATTAGAAATGAAAAAGCAACAGACAATAAACAAGTTGAAGCAATTATTAGAAAATGCTTTTGGAATTTATATATACCGGGAGCAAATGAGCATTATTTGGCTCATATTATGCGCGGGCATGAAGATTTTATTCCGGAACTGGATTTCGTTATTGAACTTGATGGCGAAATCATCGGTAATATTATGTATACAAGAGCAAAACTGGTTAATGAAAATGGCAAAGAAAAAGATATTCTAACCTTTGGACCGGTTTGTATATTACCAGAGCATCAACGTAAAGGATATGGTAAAAAGCTTATTGAGTATTCGTTTAAACGGGCAATAGAACTTGGCTACGATCTAGTTGTTATTTTTGGTAATCCGGGTAACTATGTTTGCCATGGCTTTAAGAGCAGTAAAAAATATAATGTTAGTCTTGAAGATGGTATTTATCCTACAGCAATGCTAGTAAAAGAACTCAAAGCAAATGCTTTAGAAGCGGGTAAATGGGTTTATCATGAAAGCTCAGTATTCAGCATTGATGAGCAGGCAGCGGTCGTTTTTGATGATGCTTTGGAACCTATGGAGAAAAAACATATGCCATCTCAGGAAGAGTTCTATATTTATAGTCACTCGACAATTGAGTAA
- a CDS encoding bifunctional transcriptional activator/DNA repair enzyme AdaA: MKLSDEEMYRALVNKDSSYEGTFITGVKTTGIFCRPSCTARKPKRENVEFFATTKEALENGYRPCKVCHPLEPLGEVPNYIQDLLDEIESDPTKKITDGDLIERGMSPSHVRRWFKKNHGISFQAYQRMIRINGAFTNIMSGKGVTDSAFDSGYNSLSGFNSAYKNLIGDTPSGKNKNVITVMRFTSVLGPMIAASTDKGICLLEFSDRRMLETELKDIRRIFKSELLYGENDLLRQVKREIEEYFAGTRQAFDVPLDVVGSDFQKQVWAQLQTIPYGTTRSYAEQAAAMNNPKAVRAVGTANGHNRIAIIIPCHRVIGSNGKLTGYGGGLWRKQWLLDLEMKNV, translated from the coding sequence ATGAAATTAAGTGACGAAGAAATGTATCGTGCACTCGTAAATAAAGACAGCAGTTATGAAGGGACTTTTATTACTGGGGTAAAAACCACCGGGATTTTCTGTCGGCCCAGCTGTACCGCCCGAAAACCTAAACGTGAAAATGTTGAGTTTTTCGCAACCACCAAGGAAGCATTAGAAAATGGCTACCGACCATGTAAAGTTTGTCACCCTCTAGAACCACTAGGCGAAGTTCCAAACTATATTCAGGATTTACTTGATGAAATCGAGAGTGACCCAACCAAGAAAATCACCGATGGTGATTTAATCGAACGCGGCATGTCACCGAGCCATGTACGCCGCTGGTTCAAAAAGAACCACGGCATCAGCTTCCAAGCCTACCAACGCATGATTCGCATCAACGGTGCCTTCACCAACATTATGAGCGGAAAGGGCGTGACTGACTCGGCCTTTGATTCCGGCTACAACTCACTAAGCGGTTTTAATAGCGCCTACAAAAATCTGATTGGCGACACTCCAAGCGGCAAAAACAAAAACGTCATCACCGTGATGCGCTTCACCAGCGTGCTTGGACCAATGATTGCCGCTAGCACTGACAAAGGCATTTGCCTGTTAGAATTTTCCGATCGGCGCATGCTTGAGACAGAGCTCAAGGATATCCGCCGCATCTTCAAATCTGAGCTCCTCTATGGCGAAAATGACTTACTGCGCCAAGTAAAACGCGAAATAGAAGAATATTTCGCCGGCACGCGACAAGCATTTGACGTGCCGCTTGATGTTGTTGGCAGTGACTTCCAAAAACAAGTCTGGGCCCAACTGCAAACTATTCCTTACGGAACCACACGCAGCTACGCTGAACAAGCAGCTGCGATGAATAATCCTAAAGCAGTACGCGCAGTCGGCACTGCCAATGGTCACAATCGCATCGCGATTATTATTCCATGCCACCGGGTTATCGGCAGTAATGGCAAACTAACCGGCTATGGTGGCGGCTTATGGCGCAAACAATGGTTACTGGATTTAGAAATGAAAAATGTTTAA
- a CDS encoding DUF7619 domain-containing protein, producing MPIKLLTALLTMTFITFNMGAEVLATDANPNPVEVSNERAGKGTTRNSGTVNQIDNFSNGTVYMYLKKGEKISISTQYNGYNGYKDTYTWFYQFDVPSGSNLSKPKTTVTHTRAQVNTQKILYDLVGTNANQVVVDVEGIYALNIERAAGEDPIYNLKIDIRDTSNKVVSGRIWSEDLITYPTWSDINNNTENMALWYQSVDGYIYKAEYNNINGMWSRFYSDGIGVTTDTPGNEKCLPLYGSVRKGETVNNVAYKPSYANDCKNSVEKNKIFIDAPAMDIPTGEFSLPNGEMTWLNPQLKKIDVSKITFTPDSDLKHSGEFQITIDNFQGQFEFVIDVNPNDGEISVTKGDIVKQLIFKYGEPTTFYWDGNDANGKKVTVNNKVVARAEVKKAGEIHFILDDVEVLGGGMSFTRLNGHESSQSNVVYWDDSIIKNMLNTPTGCDIPINQAITNLTGDISYIKDRKWQFDNVNVCSYNLNPAPTANIESFGDGNYIDTWSYEKLNNVNGEYIIEPRLATPILSGSKATSAASVAGGDTISYTLTYANIGNLDAENVIVRDSLSDSEFNGSTISNLKIDGVANSGDIRSGINIGTLEAQSTVTITFDVRFANPLPAGNGLLNNTASIKSDTTPEVPTNEVEIPTNAAPIIQGEKIATDANDNGVVEAGEVIQYTIIYTNSGNLSAKNVLVQDGLDDSEFNGSTISNTKVNGVATNADIQTGITIDELHVGETVTITFDVLLQNPLPAGDGLLANTATAKVPGIPEVPTNTVELSTDAAPHLVGEKTAVDENNDGKIAGGETVQYTIKYTNFGNLAANNIVIQDPLIDAEFLGTSTSNLTVNGLPVSGDIKSGVNVGTLAPGASVEITFDVLFPSPLANGDGKIFNVAIASGDNISDTPTNIVEMPTDAAPELIGIKQADVSATNNVVSAGTTINYSIRYTNIGNMAATGVIISDTLSDSEFIGATIENTTINGVATTSDIRTGIDVGDISSGEVVTITFNIRFSTPLGAGDGVVKNTASAQGTNMKEVQTNEVILPTDAAPQLIGSKSINVPRVDGTVVAGDVVSYTVKYTNIGNLTAENVVITDSLGDSEFENARIVNTRINGIETSELIQSGIHVGAIAPQASVVITFDVILADSLPEGDGKLSNIAQAEGTNVEITETNKVEVVITVDSEEVTLPVTGSNPIEAIIMAVPVILTGGLVIAWLRKKNSY from the coding sequence ATGCCTATTAAATTATTAACTGCGTTGCTGACTATGACTTTTATAACTTTTAATATGGGAGCAGAGGTTTTAGCTACAGATGCGAATCCTAATCCTGTTGAGGTAAGCAATGAGCGTGCGGGTAAGGGAACAACTAGAAATAGTGGTACGGTAAATCAAATCGATAATTTCAGTAATGGTACGGTCTATATGTATTTAAAAAAGGGTGAAAAGATAAGTATAAGCACTCAGTATAATGGATACAACGGATATAAAGATACCTATACTTGGTTTTATCAATTCGATGTTCCTAGCGGTAGTAATTTGTCGAAACCGAAAACTACAGTTACTCATACTCGTGCCCAAGTCAATACCCAGAAAATTTTGTACGATTTAGTTGGTACAAATGCTAATCAAGTAGTTGTTGATGTTGAGGGTATTTATGCTTTGAATATTGAGCGGGCTGCCGGAGAGGACCCTATTTATAATTTGAAGATAGACATAAGGGATACGTCTAATAAAGTAGTTTCCGGTAGAATTTGGTCAGAAGATTTAATTACCTATCCAACTTGGTCAGATATCAATAATAATACTGAAAATATGGCCTTATGGTATCAAAGTGTGGATGGGTATATTTATAAAGCTGAATATAATAATATAAATGGAATGTGGAGCCGCTTTTATAGTGATGGCATTGGTGTAACAACTGACACACCGGGAAATGAAAAGTGTTTGCCACTCTATGGATCCGTTCGGAAAGGCGAAACTGTAAATAATGTAGCCTATAAACCTTCTTACGCTAATGATTGTAAAAACAGTGTTGAGAAGAATAAAATTTTTATTGATGCACCTGCTATGGATATTCCTACTGGTGAATTTTCTCTGCCAAATGGTGAGATGACGTGGTTAAACCCGCAACTAAAGAAAATAGATGTTTCAAAAATAACTTTTACGCCTGATTCGGATCTCAAACATTCAGGTGAGTTTCAAATTACTATAGATAATTTTCAAGGTCAATTTGAGTTTGTTATAGATGTTAATCCTAACGATGGGGAAATATCAGTTACTAAAGGAGACATTGTTAAACAGTTAATTTTTAAATATGGAGAGCCGACAACATTTTATTGGGATGGTAATGATGCAAATGGAAAAAAAGTTACTGTTAATAATAAAGTAGTTGCTCGTGCTGAGGTTAAAAAGGCTGGAGAAATTCATTTTATTCTTGATGATGTTGAAGTCTTGGGTGGAGGAATGAGTTTTACTCGTTTGAATGGACACGAAAGTTCTCAAAGTAATGTTGTTTATTGGGATGACAGCATTATAAAAAATATGTTGAATACACCAACAGGTTGTGATATTCCAATTAATCAAGCTATTACAAACTTAACGGGGGATATATCATATATTAAAGATAGAAAGTGGCAATTTGATAATGTAAATGTATGCTCATATAATTTAAACCCTGCGCCAACTGCAAATATTGAGTCATTTGGTGATGGTAATTATATAGATACATGGTCATATGAGAAACTGAATAATGTGAATGGTGAGTATATAATTGAACCTCGATTAGCTACACCGATATTAAGTGGTAGTAAAGCAACCAGTGCAGCTAGTGTCGCTGGTGGTGATACAATTTCTTATACTTTAACCTATGCAAATATCGGCAATTTAGATGCAGAAAATGTTATTGTCCGAGATAGTCTTTCTGACAGCGAGTTTAATGGAAGTACAATAAGCAATCTTAAGATAGATGGTGTAGCCAATTCTGGAGATATTCGTTCAGGAATCAATATTGGTACTCTTGAAGCGCAATCTACAGTAACGATTACATTTGATGTTCGTTTTGCTAATCCGCTCCCTGCCGGTAATGGATTATTGAACAATACAGCCTCGATTAAAAGTGACACAACTCCGGAAGTGCCGACAAATGAGGTAGAGATTCCAACTAATGCAGCACCAATTATTCAGGGAGAGAAGATTGCAACTGACGCAAACGATAATGGCGTTGTCGAAGCTGGCGAAGTCATTCAATATACAATCATCTATACGAATAGTGGTAATTTAAGCGCTAAAAATGTACTTGTTCAAGACGGATTGGATGATAGTGAATTTAATGGAAGTACCATTAGTAACACGAAAGTAAATGGTGTAGCCACAAATGCAGATATACAAACAGGCATTACTATTGATGAGTTACATGTTGGAGAAACAGTGACTATTACATTCGATGTTTTATTGCAAAACCCGTTACCTGCTGGGGATGGATTACTTGCTAACACTGCTACTGCAAAGGTTCCAGGAATCCCTGAGGTGCCAACTAATACTGTTGAACTATCAACCGATGCCGCACCACATTTAGTTGGTGAAAAAACAGCAGTTGATGAGAATAATGATGGGAAGATTGCCGGTGGCGAGACGGTTCAGTACACAATTAAATATACTAATTTCGGAAATCTTGCAGCGAATAATATCGTGATTCAGGATCCACTTATTGATGCTGAGTTTTTAGGAACTAGCACAAGCAACTTAACAGTAAATGGACTACCTGTATCAGGAGATATCAAGAGCGGAGTAAACGTAGGTACACTTGCACCGGGAGCATCGGTGGAAATTACTTTTGATGTATTATTCCCTAGCCCACTTGCAAATGGAGACGGTAAGATTTTTAATGTTGCAATTGCTAGTGGTGATAACATTTCTGATACTCCAACAAATATTGTTGAGATGCCAACTGATGCAGCACCTGAGCTTATTGGTATCAAACAAGCAGATGTATCGGCAACAAACAATGTCGTTTCAGCGGGAACAACAATAAATTATTCAATCCGCTATACCAATATAGGTAATATGGCAGCAACGGGAGTAATAATTAGTGATACGTTAAGTGACTCTGAATTCATCGGTGCAACAATTGAGAACACAACAATTAATGGTGTTGCTACAACAAGTGACATCCGGACAGGTATTGATGTTGGAGATATTTCTTCGGGAGAGGTAGTAACAATCACCTTTAATATAAGATTTTCAACGCCACTTGGGGCAGGCGATGGTGTTGTTAAGAATACGGCATCGGCGCAAGGAACAAATATGAAGGAAGTGCAAACCAACGAAGTAATACTTCCGACGGATGCCGCACCACAACTTATTGGCAGTAAGTCAATAAATGTACCAAGAGTGGATGGAACAGTGGTTGCCGGCGATGTAGTCAGCTATACAGTAAAGTATACTAATATTGGTAATCTTACAGCTGAGAATGTTGTAATTACTGATAGCTTAGGTGATTCAGAATTTGAGAATGCAAGAATAGTTAATACTAGAATAAATGGCATTGAAACAAGTGAGCTTATTCAATCGGGTATTCATGTTGGTGCTATTGCTCCGCAGGCTAGTGTAGTTATTACTTTTGATGTGATCTTGGCTGATTCACTTCCGGAAGGTGACGGAAAATTATCAAATATTGCCCAAGCCGAGGGAACAAATGTAGAAATAACCGAAACCAATAAAGTTGAGGTAGTTATTACAGTAGACAGTGAAGAAGTAACCTTACCGGTTACAGGTAGTAACCCAATTGAAGCAATTATAATGGCAGTTCCGGTTATCTTGACTGGCGGATTGGTTATTGCTTGGTTGAGAAAGAAAAATAGTTATTAA
- a CDS encoding chloramphenicol acetyltransferase, giving the protein MEKIDLATWERKAHFDFFKQFANPHFSMSATVNVTNIYNVTKQNNESIFCSLLFVIMQTLNEIKAFRLRIIDDEVFECSVTHPNCTVLDKNNLFGFCSIDFVDDKKTFIEHAKTRIDRAKEHFSLAVEPRNNVVFFSTIPWVDFTSISHPIQIVEVDSVPRITIGKIHADTNGNKLMLVSIQVHHGLADGYHVGLFFQLLQEKLDSVY; this is encoded by the coding sequence ATGGAAAAGATAGATTTAGCAACTTGGGAACGGAAAGCACATTTTGATTTTTTTAAGCAGTTTGCCAATCCCCATTTTTCTATGAGTGCAACCGTTAATGTTACAAATATATACAATGTGACAAAACAGAACAATGAATCGATATTTTGTTCGCTGCTCTTTGTAATCATGCAAACCCTTAATGAAATAAAAGCGTTTAGATTACGAATTATTGATGATGAAGTTTTTGAATGCTCAGTTACTCATCCAAACTGTACGGTTTTAGATAAAAATAATCTATTTGGGTTTTGTAGTATTGACTTTGTTGATGATAAAAAGACGTTTATCGAACATGCAAAGACTCGAATTGATCGTGCCAAAGAGCATTTTTCATTAGCAGTTGAGCCAAGAAATAATGTGGTATTTTTTTCAACGATTCCATGGGTCGACTTTACCAGCATTTCTCACCCGATTCAAATCGTTGAAGTTGATAGTGTGCCCAGGATAACAATAGGGAAAATCCATGCCGATACTAACGGTAATAAGTTAATGCTGGTATCTATTCAAGTTCACCATGGCTTAGCCGATGGTTATCATGTCGGATTGTTTTTCCAGTTATTGCAAGAAAAACTTGATTCTGTTTACTAG
- a CDS encoding AraC family transcriptional regulator, which produces MNITIENFEPMAIAYYRQIGPYGANNVTVMTKIKNWATDQNLFNKDAVILGIIHDNPTTTAPENCRYDAAIIVTANYPEIEQTTLAGGKYAVMTLEHTVEAMQAVWENIASAKLNLDSTRPILERYPRALVDIHLCQICIPVD; this is translated from the coding sequence ATGAACATAACTATTGAAAACTTTGAACCTATGGCTATTGCCTATTATCGCCAGATTGGTCCTTATGGAGCAAACAATGTTACTGTGATGACAAAAATCAAAAACTGGGCAACCGACCAAAATTTATTTAATAAAGACGCCGTTATTTTAGGCATTATTCATGATAATCCTACTACAACCGCACCGGAAAATTGTCGCTATGATGCGGCAATCATTGTTACGGCTAATTATCCTGAAATAGAACAAACTACTTTGGCGGGTGGTAAATATGCAGTCATGACGCTTGAACATACTGTTGAAGCAATGCAAGCAGTTTGGGAAAACATTGCTAGTGCCAAGCTTAATCTTGACAGCACCCGACCAATTCTTGAACGATACCCGCGCGCGCTTGTAGATATCCACCTTTGTCAAATCTGTATTCCGGTTGATTGA